In Nitrospira sp., a single genomic region encodes these proteins:
- a CDS encoding ABC transporter ATP-binding protein — protein MSGVSKKFSRSVKRAMVYGAYDLGLALLGRTDQTSLRESEFWALRDVTFALKWGRSLGVVGPNGSGKTTLMRLIAGVLAPTSGHIRVNGRIAPMLALGAGFKPVLSGRENIFLNLSLLGVPYQEISDRLEAIIDFAEIGEAIDAPIGTYSSGMVARLGFACAVYTSPQVLIVDEVLSVGDAGFRRKCRNRINDLRRDGTAMLLVSHSAILIQALADQCMYLKDGIVAALGSPTDVLHEYEADVMFNSSIQPSGFATTSVPDFRPAKTRSVRVKNIHCQAEQGERSNTLISGRPGHISVILDCAEPMADVSVNIIIRDAVPHSGETVLFITSYRDIGWVELNPGRQEFRLNLPIVVLRPGPYHVKVSVSKGGMHDILDTVEDVRLIVRGVGSNRDCLFVQPHEWALNGHEIVGLSLTESSEELGAIEET, from the coding sequence ATGAGCGGAGTGTCCAAGAAATTCTCCCGCTCAGTGAAGCGGGCGATGGTCTATGGTGCCTATGATCTCGGCCTGGCGCTGCTCGGGAGAACTGATCAGACTTCGTTGAGGGAGAGCGAGTTTTGGGCGCTCAGAGACGTGACCTTTGCGTTGAAATGGGGCCGCTCGTTGGGTGTGGTGGGTCCGAACGGCAGCGGGAAGACCACGCTCATGCGGTTGATTGCCGGAGTGCTGGCGCCGACCAGCGGCCATATTCGTGTCAATGGGCGCATTGCGCCGATGCTCGCACTCGGTGCGGGGTTCAAGCCGGTTCTTTCAGGTCGGGAGAACATCTTTCTGAATCTGTCCCTCTTGGGGGTTCCGTATCAAGAGATTTCCGACCGTCTTGAGGCCATCATCGACTTTGCCGAAATCGGGGAAGCTATCGATGCGCCAATCGGGACGTACAGCTCGGGAATGGTTGCCAGGCTGGGGTTTGCTTGCGCCGTTTACACGAGTCCCCAGGTGCTCATCGTGGACGAAGTTCTTTCCGTCGGAGACGCCGGCTTTCGCCGCAAATGCCGAAACCGAATCAACGATTTACGACGGGATGGCACAGCCATGTTGTTGGTCTCGCACAGTGCAATCCTGATCCAGGCGCTTGCAGATCAATGCATGTACTTGAAGGATGGGATTGTCGCCGCACTGGGCAGTCCTACCGATGTGCTCCACGAATACGAAGCTGACGTCATGTTCAATTCCTCGATTCAGCCGAGTGGGTTTGCGACGACATCCGTGCCGGACTTCCGACCCGCCAAAACACGAAGTGTTAGAGTGAAGAACATTCATTGTCAAGCCGAACAGGGAGAACGTTCTAATACGCTCATAAGCGGCCGACCCGGGCACATTTCCGTGATCCTCGACTGTGCGGAGCCGATGGCTGATGTCAGTGTCAACATCATCATTCGTGATGCGGTGCCTCACAGCGGTGAGACCGTGCTCTTCATCACTTCGTACCGCGATATCGGGTGGGTGGAATTGAACCCTGGGCGACAGGAGTTCCGTCTCAACCTGCCGATTGTGGTGTTGCGGCCTGGCCCCTACCATGTGAAGGTTAGTGTGTCGAAGGGGGGCATGCACGACATCCTTGATACGGTCGAGGACGTCCGGTTGATCGTTAGAGGGGTCGGGAGCAATCGGGATTGTCTTTTTGTGCAGCCTCATGAATGGGCCTTGAACGGTCATGAAATCGTCGGCTTGTCTCTAACGGAATCGTCCGAGGAGCTTGGTGCGATCGAAGAGACTTAA